AATGTTTTTTTTTCATTTTTAATCCTCCAATTTTATTCTATATAATATATAAAGTCAATAAGGCTAATTTTTATTAGTCTAATTCATTCATCATCTACAAAAAAACTAGGGAAATATAAAAAATTATGTTTAGAAATTTTTTATATATAATTATTTTTGATTTTATTACAATAATATGAAAAAAGTAAAAACAATGAAAACGAAGAATGTTTTTTATCATATTGTTAATAGAAATATTTTAAGATTTTGTCTATTTAAGCGTTATACCAGTTAAAAGAAAAACCAAGAGATTAATTTTTTAATCATTTAGATGTTGAATTGCAAAGGCAGCTTCTTCTGAAGTGAATTTTTCACCTGCATCAGATATTAGTTGAGTACGAATAGTTTCTGGTGACATATTCATTTGATTTTGATAGATCTTAGCCTTTTTTAAAGCGTTATTATTCCAATCCGCCTTAATATTATCAACAGCATATTGGGCAGCTTGTTCTGAAAATTTTTCACCAACGTTCGAAGTTAATTGATTGTATAGTTTAGCTTTTGACATATTCATTATTTCTACATAAGTTTTTGATTTTTGTAATGCTGATTTATATTCTGTTGGTAGATTATCTTTCTCGCTTGTTATTGATTTTATTTGGTTTATATCTTTATTCGGTTCAGTTTTTTCGACCTTATTTTCCTCAACCTGACTTTTTTCAACTTCTTCATTCTCGCTTGCCAGTTGATTGTCATCCTTATTTTCCACTATTCCACCAATCCCACTAACTAGTATAATTAATGCAAACCAAAACCATACCTGCTTATAAATCGGCTTTTTCACTTTTTCTACCATATATTCCTCCTAGTAAATGTTATAACGTGTGTATATGCTACAATATATTTAAAAATCAGGAAAACTCATAGGTTATACTACCAAACTTTTCATAGTTTTATTTGGATCTTTAGTTCTTTCAATTTTCAAATATTAAAATAGTATTGAATGCGTTTTAATTATTTTTCATCGTGAATTTTCTAAAAATTTGATGTGTATTTAGAATTCATGCTAATTATTAGTCAATAATTTATTACTAATAAAGTTAGTATAGCAGATTTTTTTTCATTTTTGTTAAAAAAATAAAAATAATATCAAATTATCATTGCTTATTGTAATTTATATCAGATAAAGAGGTATATACATGGATTTTTATTACAAAGTTTATAATAAATAATTTTTAAATGAATGCTTATAATGAATAATATTTAATAGTTATTGTGTTGTCACTTTATAATTGAGTTTGTTACAAATAGGACTTGACCTATTTGTAATTTGATTGTATTATACTACTTGGGCACCATTGAAAAGGTTTAAGAATAATTAGGCTCCCTATTCATTTGTTGAATAGGGAGCTTTTGCTTTTTTAATGGTCAGAAAGAAATATTGGTTTTGATTCTCCTAATTTAGAATAAGAAAGGGTTTTTTGTTATATGACAAAATATATTTTTGTTACAGGTGGCGTAGTTTCTTCTATCGGTAAAGGAATTGTGGCAGCTTCACTTGGTCGTTTATTAAAAAATCGTGGACTAAAAGTAACGATTCAAAAATTTGATCCTTATATTAATGTGGATCCTGGAACCATGAGTCCATATCAACATGGTGAAGTATTTGTTACAGATGATGGCGCAGAAACAGATTTGGATCTGGGACATTATGAACGTTTTATTGATATTA
The genomic region above belongs to Melissococcus plutonius ATCC 35311 and contains:
- a CDS encoding Ltp family lipoprotein, whose translation is MVEKVKKPIYKQVWFWFALIILVSGIGGIVENKDDNQLASENEEVEKSQVEENKVEKTEPNKDINQIKSITSEKDNLPTEYKSALQKSKTYVEIMNMSKAKLYNQLTSNVGEKFSEQAAQYAVDNIKADWNNNALKKAKIYQNQMNMSPETIRTQLISDAGEKFTSEEAAFAIQHLND